One part of the Denticeps clupeoides chromosome 8, fDenClu1.1, whole genome shotgun sequence genome encodes these proteins:
- the LOC114796043 gene encoding multiple inositol polyphosphate phosphatase 1-like: protein MSPLGLLVSSLYLLCCVASSFGDGVPAIAPFFGTKGRYEEASPRPATDVPAADAPSPACRALHLTAVVRHGTRYPSAASARKMRRVYSLAQAAGGNRDVVSGALGYSEDMDGRLAEKGRGDHGDLAVRLARSFPSLLTERNLRAGRVRFVSSSKHRCVDSTVAFRRGLERLWGVGEDEKIGYEVNDALMRFFDHCPRFVERVEKNASALLEVELFKAGLEMNATRTKLADRLKVPYVNFTADMVEAAFYLCSYDFTIHGHISPWCHLFDEADAQVMEYAGDLKQYWKRGYGHDINRQSSCILFHDLFSRLDRADNESSYGEVSEAVTVQVGHAETLLPLLTLMGLFKDDEALDSTNFATQGNRTFRSGRMVPYAANLVMVLYDCPEGRRLQAHLNEKPLTLPRFQELSPLYEEVKRTYKHLLQGCNPESVCQLPAKQ, encoded by the exons ATGTCTCCCCTCGGGCTGCTCGTCTCCTCGCTGTACCTGTTGTGCTGCGTGGCGTCCAGTTTCGGGGACGGGGTCCCCGCCATCGCCCCGTTCTTCGGAACCAAAGGCCGCTACGAAGAGGCGAGCCCGCGCCCGGCCACGGACGTCCCCGCCGCCGACGCGCCCTCGCCGGCCTGCCGCGCCCTCCACCTGACCGCCGTCGTCCGCCACGGGACCCGCTACCCGTCGGCCGCCAGCGCCAGGAAGATGAGGAGGGTCTACAGCTTGGCGCAGGCGGCCGGCGGGAACCGGGACGTGGTGTCTGGGGCGCTGGGGTACAGCGAGGACATGGACGGGCGGCTGGCGGAGAAGGGCCGCGGGGACCACGGGGACCTGGCCGTGCGCCTGGCCAGGTCCTTCCCGTCGCTGCTGACGGAGAGGAACCTGCGCGCCGGACGCGTGCGGTTCGTGAGCAGCTCCAAGCACAGGTGTGTGGACAGCACCGTGGCCTTCCGGCGGGGCCTGGAGCGGCTGTGGGGCGTGGGAGAAG ATGAGAAGATTGGGTATGAAGTGAATGATGCTCTCATGCGCTTCTTTGACCACTGTCCGAGGTTTGTGGAGAGAGTTGAAAAGAATGCGAGCGCACTGCTGGAGGTGGAGCTTTTCAAGGCCGGTTTGGAAATGAACGCCACACGGACGAAACTGGCAGATCGATTGAAGGTGCCGTACGTGAACTTTACTGCAG ATATGGTGGAAGCTGCATTTTACCTTTGCTCATATGACTTCACCATACATGGACATAtctcaccgtggtgtcatctgttTGATGAAGCAGATGCACAG GTGATGGAATATGCTGGTGACTTGAAACAATACTGGAAGAGGGGCTACGGTCATGACATCAACAGACAATCAAGCTGCATCCTCTTTCATGACCTCTTCAGCCGCTTGGACCGGGCAGATAATGAGAGCAG CTATGGTGAGGTGTCTGAAGCGGTGACGGTGCAGGTTGGCCATGCTGAGACGCTGCTTCCCCTGTTGACCCTGATGGGCCTGTTCAAGGATGATGAGGCTTTGGATTCTACAAACTTTGCCACTCAGGGAAACCGGACATTCCGCAGTGGACGTATGGTGCCCTATGCGGCCAACCTGGTGATGGTGCTATATGACTGCCCAGAGGGCCGAAGGCTCCAAGCTCACCTCAACGAAAAGCCTCTAACCTTACCCAGGTTTCAAGAGCTCTCACCACTGTATGAGGAGGTGAAGCGTACTTACAAGCATCTTCTACAGGGTTGTAATCCAGAGAGTGTCTGCCAGCTGCCAGCAAAGCAATAA